TGCCTCTGACACAGGCAACAGAGACAGGCAAATCGAACAAGCAATAAAAAAGCAAAGCGTGCAAACGACCTTCACGGACGAAATTCCGCCAAATAGATGCTAGGTCACGCCGATGACTTGACCTTAGGGGGAATCGGCGCAGCCCGCAACTTCTTGTTTCCATGCAGCCAACGTGTTAGCCTCATTAGCATATTCGTACATTGCGCCCGGTTGTTTGCTTCAGCCTAAGTAAACCGCTCCGATCAAGGAGCCGGTGCAGGGAGATTTGCGCCAGAATTTTATGCTGATCCAAGTCTGGGCATTTGCGCCAATCCAAGTCTGGGGCAGATGAAATTATGAAATTGTCAGGCATAGGCCGCATCCTGGTTTTGTGCGCCACAGTAACTGCAACATCCTTCTCTCAGCCCTTTTTCCTGTCGGCCGCGCAGGGCCAGAACGTGAGCGCTCCCGACGCCGGCAAGAGAGTCGCTCTCGTCGTCGGAAATGGATCTTATCCGCTGTCGCCTGTCCGAACGGCAGTTGCAGATGCGAAGGCGATCGCCGAGCTTTTGAAGGCTGGTGGGTTTGACGTGATTTACGCGCAGGATGCGGGGCATGCCGATCTGGATTCTGCCATCAAGCAGTTCAGTCAGAAGCTTGAACGCGGCAGCACCGCGGTCGTCTATTTCGCCGGTCATGCCATCCAGTATGAAGATCGCAATTTGCTTGTACCGGTTGACGGCGCCATTGCATCGGATGCCGACATTCGTTCCAACACGGTGGACGTCGATCTCATTCTCGATCCGTTGATCGTTTCCCGCCCCAGAGGTTCGGTCGTCATTCTTGATGCCGCGAGGAAAAATCCGTGGCAGCAAAAGACGTCGGTCAGGACAACCGGGCTCGCCAGTGTAGGTCCGATCCAGGGCATTACCCAGGCTTACCCTGCATCACCCGGGCAGGTCGTGGAGGACCAAAAGGGACCTGTCGGGCTGTTTGCCGGCGAGTTCGCAAAGGCCGCCAAGGTCCCTGATCGAACCTTGAAGGAAGCATTTCGTCAAACTCGAGCAGCGGTCGCAAAGGAAACCCGCAATAAGCAGGTCCCATGGGAAACGTCGCTCGACACCGTGGATTTCGTCGTTATGCAGCGCGCCGAACCGACTGACATGGCGTCGCGCGCGGTCTCGCGCTTGGGCCCGTCGGATGCGGTCGAGCAGGGTTTTTGGGATACGATCAAGGGTGGTGATAGCGCAGCCGATTTTCAGGCTTATCTGGATGCCTATCCGAACGGTCCGTATGCATCGCAGGCGCGGTCGCACCTTCAACGCCTGGGCGCGTTGAGCAGCCCGGCAAAGCCGCAGACTGCGCCCAACACACCGCCGCCGACGATACGCGACTGTCCACAATGCCCAGAGCTTGTCTTGATACCTTCGGGCAGCTTCAACATGGGTTCAACCGAGGTCTTTCCTTTTGAAGGTCCCGTGCATCAGGTGTCTATCCGCAAGCCCTTTTACATGGGGCGATACGAAGTCACCTACGAAGAGTGGGACGCATGTGTCATGGATAGGGGCTGCACCTACAGGCCGGACGACGCCGGAGCGGGACGCGGCCGTCGTCCCGTCTCGGATGTGGACTGGAACGACGCAAAGACCTACGTTGTGTGGCTATCGCAGAAGACAGGCAAGATGTATCGGCTGCCAACCGAAAGCGAATGGGAGTATTCCGCCCGAGCCGCGACCAGCTCAGCCTATCCCTGGGGGCGGTCGGTGGACAAGGACCGGGCGAATTGCTCGGGCTGCACCAGCGAACCACGCAACAACACCGTCGAGGTCGGATCGTTCAAGCCGAATGCATTCGGTCTTTTTGACATGGCCGGCAATGCCGCAGAGTGGGTCGAGGATTGTTGGAACGAGGGCTATCGTGGGGCGCCCACGGATGGGTCCGCGTCTGTCAAACCCGGTTGTCGCGAGCGGGTGCTTCGCGGCGGCTCATTCAACAATGACCCGAAATATCTGCGTTCAGCGGCGCGCTTCAAATACGACTTCAACGTGCGGTACCTCGCAAATGGATTTCGCGTCGTTCGCGAGAAGGACGGCGATTAAGTCGACGCCGCGATCGAAGCGTTGCGATCAGTCGGAGCAAGATCGACGGGTTATTTTCCGATCATGACGTCGGACGCCTTGACCACGGCGTGGACGCTGTCGCCGACCTTGAGACCGAGATCGTCCACCGCCTCATTGGTGATCGACGATGTCATGGCGAGGCCCGAGGCAAGCTCGATCTTGACGTGCGCGGTCGTCGCCCCCTTGTTGATCGAAACGACCTTGCCGGGGAGCTGATTGCGGGCACTCAACTTCATGTCGATCTCCTCCTACCGGAATCGTCCGCGCGTCCCGACGCCGGGCTGCTCGCCAGACTCATCTCGGCCGCGCCGAGATGCGCAGCGCTTCGATCGCGCAACCTACCGCACCCGGATGGCAGTGCTTCCCATCTGCTAGCCGGTCACCAAGTCTCATTGCTGGAAGTTGCCATTCGATTTTGTGTGACGCAAGCCGGCCATCGCGGAGCTTCGAACGCATTCAATCGATCGGGGCCTTGATGATGCGGATGAACTCTGGCCTGACCCATCGCATCGGTCCTATCCCTTGACCGGACAGCAGGCCCAGATTGTCCTGGGTCGCGGCGACGGTCTGGAACAAATTGGCCGTGCTGTTGTCGGCGGGCCAAACCATCGCCGCCGTGGCGTTGTACGGGTTGATCGATGAATCGAGTTTTACCACGGGCACGCCGAGGAAAAAGGCATCAGTATCCCCGTGGGACGCATCAGCCTCATTTGACATCTCCCAATCCACCTCGTTTGTCTGCCACGATCCAAACTGGAAATAGTTTATCTTGTCCGGCGGCCAGAGATAGTAAAAGCGTGGCGTCATACCGGCCGGAACGTCCAGCACTTCCTTGCTGAACATCTTGTCGTCGAATCCCGCCCGTCCGCTAAACTTGACGCGCACCACCTTTTCTTTTCCGGGACGGAACGTGGCCAATCCAGCGATGGTCGTGCCGAACGGAAGCTTCAGTCTCTTGATGTCCGCCGGCGCCCTGGGTTTCAACCATATTCTGTCGCCGACGTCGGATCTGCCCGCAGCGATACGTGGCCGCGATTGCGCGTCGCGCAAGGCATCGTCGACGTTGAGGCCATAGCCGACCTGGATGCTCTGGAAGATCGTCACCGTATCAATCGCACTCTCGTCATCGCCTTGGTTCTTCGCATAGGAAATCAACACCAGGGCGCCGAGTTGCGGGTCCGCACTGAGCCGCCGCGTCACTTCGGGGAGCCAGTGTGACGTCCACTCGGCTTCGAAGCGACGGGCCTGGATGCCGTTGTTGATCTTTTGCAAGACGAAATTGGCGCCCTGAAACGCCAGAGTGGCCCCCTGGAATTTGGCGTCCCCGCGTGCATTGGGACCGAACTCCTGCACGGGCGCGATTGGTGTGCCGACCTCGCTTGTCGTTTTCTCCTTCGTTTGTGCGCCGCCGGACGGCGGGCTGGAAGGGCCGCCCTTGTTGGGGCTGGTCTTGACCGGGCTACTCTGCATCATGCTCAACGGTTTCAATCCCATGAGCTTCCTGGCCTGCGCGATACTTTCGGTGCCGCCCTTTCCCTTGATCTGGGACTCCCGAGCCAGCGGGACCCCCAGGTTCGCGGCTTGTTTGGCGAGCCGCTCATCGAGTGTCCACAAGCGTGCGTTCATGCTCTTCGCTTCTGCCGCGATGAACGCGTCGCCGGGCCTTGTCTTGCCTTTGCCCCCGTATTCCCTGACGGAACCTGGCTCTCCTACCTTGGGCTCGTGAGTAATGTTGTCGGCGTAGAAATCGCCCCGATCCTTGATGCTGGAGGCAGTCGCCGGCGGGGTCGTGATCTTCAGATCCTGAAGCAACTTCTCGTAGCCTATGCGCGTCTCGATCGGAGAATCCAGCACCAATTCGTTGTATGCCGCGTGCGCGATATAGACCGGCTCTCCCGACCCAAGAACGCGCTGCAATGCCTGAGCCACGGCTACGTTGCCGCGCGCAACATCCTTGATGACGTTCTTGTCCAGAAGAATGGTCATGCTCGATGCCCCCGCGCGAAGACGTCGGGTTCCGGTCGACCGAATACAGACGCGGCCCGAGAATGAGTTGCTCCAACTCTCGGAGCGGTTCGATTACCAAGCTGTGATCACGAGGCAGACCTCGCGCGAGTGTTATGAGCTCGCGCTCACTGCCGCGCCTCACCGGCGGTCGGTCGATTTCCTCTGCGCAAGATACGGATTCTCGACGCATGTCGCGGAGCGGCCGACGGCGAGATATCTGCACTGCTGCAGCGAGGTGTAGCGGCAGTCGAGTTGGCGAGCGGGGTCGTAGATCTGCATGCAGACCGGATAGTTCGGATCATAGGTCTGGCCGCGCGAAGGCGCGCTCACGAGCAGCATGCCGGTCGCGACGAGCACGAGGCAAGCGCTGCACATCTCGGCACGGCCAAGCCATAGGCGCGCGGGTGCGCTTGCGAGCGCAAATGTGGCAACAATGGGGAGAGCAATGAGTCCGCGTATCACGAATCTTCGATCACGCATGTGCATGCGTCGATGTTCCACACGCATGCGCAGCTATGTCGTCTCGTCGACATTGGAACTCCTGAGAACCCTTGTTTCAAAGGGTTTCCAGCGCGCTCTGCTAAATATTCATTAATGCACAGACGGCCCTTTGGGCCTGACTGTTGCGTCAGGGTTACAGCAATTCCGTCGATCGCTGTTATGAGGTGCGCACGGCCGGGGGGCCTACTGAAGAAACTGGAACGGGAATCGAAATGAAGAAGAATTTGTTGCTTGCCGCTGTGAGCCTCGTCGCGCTCAGCGCGGCTGCACCGGCGGTGGCTGCTGATCTCGCGGCGCGTCCGTACACCAAGGCGCCGCCGGCCATGGTCGCTGCGATCTACGACTGGAGCGGCTTCTACATCGGCATCAACGGTGGCGGCGGTTCGGCTCACAGCTCTTGGGACCAGCGCGCTCCGTTCGTTGCGGGCGAAGGTTCGCACAATGCGACCGGCGGCACCGTCGGTGGCCAGATCGGCTATCGCTGGCAGTCGGGCCAGTGGGTGTTCGGCGTGGAAGGCCAGGGCAACTGGGCCGACTTCTCCGGCGACAACCTCAGCGCAGTCACCGGCTTCACCAATCGCTCCAAGATCGACTCGTTCGGTCTGATCACCGGTCAGGTCGGTTACGCCTGGAACAACGTCCTGCTCTACGTCAAGGGCGGTGCGGCTGTTGTTGGCACCAAGAACGAGCTGCGTTTCGCCGGGGTGACCTTCGCCTCGAACAGCGACACCCGTTGGGGCGGCACGGTTGGTGCGGGCCTCGAGTTCGGCTTCGCTCCGAACTGGTCGGTTGGCGTCGAGTACAACCACATCTTCCTGTCGGACAAGGACATCACCTTCGCCGGTGTCCAGACCGACCGGATCAAGCAGGACGTCGACATGGGCCTCGTCCGCCTGAACTACAAGTTCGGCGGCCCGATCATCGCCAAGTACTAAGACGTACCAAGACAAACCGCTTCGCAGGACGCGATTGTCGAAAGCCCCGGCCTTGCGCCGGGGCTTTTTTATTGTGTGAATTCAGCGAGTTAACCATCCCCTTTCGAGAGGGCGGAGATCGCTTGACTCCTGAGAACGAAATGAGAACAATGTTCTTCATACGTTCTAGCGATGGAGCAAGGCCATGTTGAAGATCTTCGTGGAAGAAGCCGCCGCACTGGCGTCAATTGCGCTGTTCGTCGGGATGATCGCGATCTGGGCGCAGGTGATTCCCCAACTTTGAGCAGCGGTCTACAAAACTGATGCTCAGCAACCAGCGCGAGGCCTTCTGACGGCCGCCCCCTGGGGAAAAGCCGGACGACGCGGCCGATGCGCCGCTCCGGCGTGGACTCTCGGCCTGGGAGACACCACCATTGTGAGGCGAGTCGGCCGGGCGGGCGGATGATGCCTTGAGCAAGCCGGCGACCGCTCCACTTCATCTGCAAGAGGCCGTCAAGCGACCATGCCGAGCGCCGGATTTGTCCACCTTCACGTTCACTCGGCCTATTCGCTGCTCAAGGGCTCGATCAAGATCGCCAAGCTCGCCGAGCTCGCCAAGAAGGACCACCAGCCGGCCTTGGCGCTGACCGACACCGACAACATGTTCGGTGCGCTGGAGTTCTCCGACAAGATGGCGGGCTCCGGCATCCAGCCGATCGTCGGCTGCGAGCTCGCGATCGATTTCGGCGACCAGGATCCGAATGCGCGCAACGCGCTTCTGCCGTCGCGCGTGGTGCTGCTGGCGGCGCAGGAGCGCGGCTATCGCAGCCTGATGCGGTTGAATTCGCGCGCATTCCTGGAGACGCCCGATACCCACGCCTCGCACATCAAGTTCGACTGGCTCGAGGGCGAGACCGAAGGGCTGATCGCGCTCACGGGTGGCCCGGACGGGCCGGTCTCGCTGGCGCTCGCCGCCGGCCATGCCGAGCTTGCGGCCACACGCTGCGAGCGTCTTGCCAGCCTGTTCGGCGATCGCCTCTACGTCGAATTGCAGCGCCACGGTCTCGACAAGGAGCGGCGCATCGAGAGCGGGCTGATCGACATCGCCTATGCCAAGGGCCTGCCGCTGGTCGCGACCAACGAGCCGTATTTCGCCGCGACCGACGACTACGAGGCGCATGACGCGCTGCTCTGCATCGCCGGCGGACGGCTGATCGCCGAGACCGATCGCGAGCAGCTCACGCCGGATCACCGCTTCAAGACGCGCGCCGAGATGGCGGTGCTGTTCGCCGACATTCCCGAGGCGCTGGCCTCGACGCTGGAGATCGCCGAGCGCTGCTCGTTCCGCCCGATGACGCGCAAGCCGATCCTGCCGTTCTTCACCGTCGGCGCCGCATCGAGCTCGGATGCCGCCGCGGTCGAGGCGGGCGAACTGAAGCGGCAGGCGGAGGAGGGGCTCGCCAACCGCCTGCGCGTCCACGGCCTGTCGCCGGGCACGACGGAAGAGGATTACAGCAAGCGCCTGGCGTTCGAGCTCGACGTCATCATGCGCATGAAGTACGCGGGCTACTTCCTGATCGTGTCCGACTTCATCAAATGGGCGAAGGCGCACGGCATTCCGGTCGGGCCGGGCCGCGGCTCTGGCGCCGGCTCGCTGGTCGCCTGGGCACTGACCATCACCGATCTCGACCCGATCAAGTTCGGGCTGCTGTTCGAGCGCTTCCTCAATCCGGAACGCGTCTCGATGCCGGACTTCGACATCGACTTCTGCCAGGACCGCCGCGGCGAGGTGATCCAATACGTGCAGCAGCGCTACGGCCGCGACCAGGTCGCGCAGATCATCACCTTCGGTACGTTGCAGGCCCGCGGCGTGCTGCGCGACGTCGGCCGCGTGCTGCAGATGCCCTACGGCCAGGTCGACAAGCTCACGAAGCTCGTGCCGCAGAATCCGGCCGCGCCGGTGACGCTGGCCGCCGCAATCGAAAGCGAGCCGAAGCTGCAGGCGTTCCGTGACGAGGATCCGGTGGTGGCGCGCGCCTTCGACATCGCGCAGCGCCTCGAAGGCCTGACCCGCCACGCCTCGACCCATGCGGCCGGCATCGTGATCGGCGACCGTCCCTTGAGCGAGCTCGTGCCGCTCTATCGTGACCCCAAGTCCGACATGCCGGTAACTCAGTTCAACATGAAATGGGTCGAGCCGGCCGGCCTCGTGAAGTTCGACTTCCTCGGCCTGAAGACGTTGACCGTGCTCGACGTCGCGGTGAAGCTGCTCAAGCCGCGCAACATCCATGTCGATCTCGCCACGCTGCCGATCGACGACGCCGAGAGCTACCAGATGCTGGCGCGCGGCGACGTGGTCGGCGTGTTCCAGGTTGAAAGTCAGGGCATGCGGCGCGCGCTGATCGACATGCGCCCCGACCGTTTCGAGGACATCATCGCGCTGGTCGCGCTCTACCGCCCGGGCCCGATGGCGAACATCCCGACCTATTGCGCGCGCAAGCACGGCGACGAGGAGCCGGAATATCTCCACCCCGTACTGGAGCCGATTCTGAAGGAGACGTTCGGCGTCATCATCTACCAGGAACAGGTGATGCAGATCGCGCAGGTGATGTCGGGCTACTCGCTCGGCGATGCCGACCTCCTGCGCCGCGCGATGGGCAAGAAGATCCGCGCCGAGATGGACAAGCAGCGCGACATCTTCGTCGCCGGCGCGGTGAAGAATGGCGTGCCGAAGGGGCAGGCCGAGACCATCTTCGAGCTGCTGGCGAAATTCGCCGACTATGGCTTCAACAAGAGCCACGCGGCGGCCTACGCGCTGGTGTCCTACCACACCGCCTACATGAAGGCGCATTATCCGGTGGAGTTCATCGCGGCGTCGATGACGCTCGATCTCAACAACACCGACAAGCTCTCGGAATTCCGCTCCGAGGCGCAGCGCCTCGGCATCAAGGTCGAGCCGCCCAACGTCAACCGGTCAGGGGCGACCTTCGAGGTCGGCGACAAGACGATCTACTACGCGCTCGCAGCCCTCAAGGGCGTCGGTCTTCAGGCCGTCGAGCAGATCATCGAGGAGCGCACCAGGAACGGGCTGTTCACCTCGCTCGCCGACTTTGCCGCGCGCGTAAATCCCCGTGCGATCAACAAGCGCATCATCGAGAGCCTGGCTGCCGCCGGCGCCTTCGACACGCTGGAGCCGAACCGTGCCCGCGTCTTTGCCGGCGCGGACGCGATCCTCGCCGCCTGCCAGCGCGCGCATGAGGCGGCCACCATCGGCCAGAACGACATGTTCGGCGGCGCGGCGGACGCGCCCACCATCATGCTGCCGCAGATCGAGGCCTGGCTGCCGGCCGAGCGGCTGCGCCGCGAATACGACGCGATCGGCTTCTTCCTGTCGGGCCATCCGCTCGATGACTACGCGACCGTGCTGAAGCGCCTGCGCGTGCAGTCCTGGGCGGAGTTTTCGCGCGCGGTGAAGACCGGCGCGACCGCCGGCAAGGTCGCGGCCACCGTGGTGTCGCGCATGGAGCGGCGCACCAAGACCGGCAACAAGATGGGCATCATGGGCCTGTCCGATCCGACCGGCCATTTCGAGGCCGTGCTGTTCTCCGAAGGACTCGCGCAATATCGCGACGTGCTGGAACCGGGCGCCGCCGTGCTGCTCCAGCTCGGCGCGGAGCTCCAGGGCGAGGATGTGCGCGCGCGAGTGCTGCACGCCGAGCCGCTGGATGATGCGGCCGCCAAGACGCAGAAGGGGCTGCGCATCTTCCTGCGCGATACCAAGCCGCTGGACTCGATCGCCAAGCGTCTCGCCGGACCCGAGATGGCCGCTTCGAACGGCGCCGCGCCAAAACTGGGCAGCCCGGGCCTCGCACCCCGCTCCAATGGCGACGGCGAGGTCTCGCTGGTCATGCTGCTCGATCTCGAGACCGAGGTGGAGATGAAGCTGCCCGGCCGCTTCAAGGTCTCGCCGCAGATCGCGGGCGCGATCAAGGCGGTCGCGGGCGTCGTCGACGTGCAGCAGCTCTAGCTGGGCGTCGCGAGCACGGCGCAGTTCGGCCCATCCGTCGGGCGCAGCGGATGTTGTGGTTTCGTCGCGTCATCACGGCTATGATCGCGGCGATGCAGCTCGTTCGCGCGGACATATTCGGTCGCGCCGGGAGGAAACGAGAATGTGCGACAAATGCTCTGAA
The DNA window shown above is from Bradyrhizobium sp. CB1650 and carries:
- a CDS encoding molybdopterin-binding protein translates to MKLSARNQLPGKVVSINKGATTAHVKIELASGLAMTSSITNEAVDDLGLKVGDSVHAVVKASDVMIGK
- a CDS encoding outer membrane beta-barrel protein, whose translation is MKKNLLLAAVSLVALSAAAPAVAADLAARPYTKAPPAMVAAIYDWSGFYIGINGGGGSAHSSWDQRAPFVAGEGSHNATGGTVGGQIGYRWQSGQWVFGVEGQGNWADFSGDNLSAVTGFTNRSKIDSFGLITGQVGYAWNNVLLYVKGGAAVVGTKNELRFAGVTFASNSDTRWGGTVGAGLEFGFAPNWSVGVEYNHIFLSDKDITFAGVQTDRIKQDVDMGLVRLNYKFGGPIIAKY
- a CDS encoding SUMF1/EgtB/PvdO family nonheme iron enzyme codes for the protein MKLSGIGRILVLCATVTATSFSQPFFLSAAQGQNVSAPDAGKRVALVVGNGSYPLSPVRTAVADAKAIAELLKAGGFDVIYAQDAGHADLDSAIKQFSQKLERGSTAVVYFAGHAIQYEDRNLLVPVDGAIASDADIRSNTVDVDLILDPLIVSRPRGSVVILDAARKNPWQQKTSVRTTGLASVGPIQGITQAYPASPGQVVEDQKGPVGLFAGEFAKAAKVPDRTLKEAFRQTRAAVAKETRNKQVPWETSLDTVDFVVMQRAEPTDMASRAVSRLGPSDAVEQGFWDTIKGGDSAADFQAYLDAYPNGPYASQARSHLQRLGALSSPAKPQTAPNTPPPTIRDCPQCPELVLIPSGSFNMGSTEVFPFEGPVHQVSIRKPFYMGRYEVTYEEWDACVMDRGCTYRPDDAGAGRGRRPVSDVDWNDAKTYVVWLSQKTGKMYRLPTESEWEYSARAATSSAYPWGRSVDKDRANCSGCTSEPRNNTVEVGSFKPNAFGLFDMAGNAAEWVEDCWNEGYRGAPTDGSASVKPGCRERVLRGGSFNNDPKYLRSAARFKYDFNVRYLANGFRVVREKDGD
- a CDS encoding type II toxin-antitoxin system VapC family toxin, with product MTILLDKNVIKDVARGNVAVAQALQRVLGSGEPVYIAHAAYNELVLDSPIETRIGYEKLLQDLKITTPPATASSIKDRGDFYADNITHEPKVGEPGSVREYGGKGKTRPGDAFIAAEAKSMNARLWTLDERLAKQAANLGVPLARESQIKGKGGTESIAQARKLMGLKPLSMMQSSPVKTSPNKGGPSSPPSGGAQTKEKTTSEVGTPIAPVQEFGPNARGDAKFQGATLAFQGANFVLQKINNGIQARRFEAEWTSHWLPEVTRRLSADPQLGALVLISYAKNQGDDESAIDTVTIFQSIQVGYGLNVDDALRDAQSRPRIAAGRSDVGDRIWLKPRAPADIKRLKLPFGTTIAGLATFRPGKEKVVRVKFSGRAGFDDKMFSKEVLDVPAGMTPRFYYLWPPDKINYFQFGSWQTNEVDWEMSNEADASHGDTDAFFLGVPVVKLDSSINPYNATAAMVWPADNSTANLFQTVAATQDNLGLLSGQGIGPMRWVRPEFIRIIKAPID
- the dnaE gene encoding DNA polymerase III subunit alpha; protein product: MPSAGFVHLHVHSAYSLLKGSIKIAKLAELAKKDHQPALALTDTDNMFGALEFSDKMAGSGIQPIVGCELAIDFGDQDPNARNALLPSRVVLLAAQERGYRSLMRLNSRAFLETPDTHASHIKFDWLEGETEGLIALTGGPDGPVSLALAAGHAELAATRCERLASLFGDRLYVELQRHGLDKERRIESGLIDIAYAKGLPLVATNEPYFAATDDYEAHDALLCIAGGRLIAETDREQLTPDHRFKTRAEMAVLFADIPEALASTLEIAERCSFRPMTRKPILPFFTVGAASSSDAAAVEAGELKRQAEEGLANRLRVHGLSPGTTEEDYSKRLAFELDVIMRMKYAGYFLIVSDFIKWAKAHGIPVGPGRGSGAGSLVAWALTITDLDPIKFGLLFERFLNPERVSMPDFDIDFCQDRRGEVIQYVQQRYGRDQVAQIITFGTLQARGVLRDVGRVLQMPYGQVDKLTKLVPQNPAAPVTLAAAIESEPKLQAFRDEDPVVARAFDIAQRLEGLTRHASTHAAGIVIGDRPLSELVPLYRDPKSDMPVTQFNMKWVEPAGLVKFDFLGLKTLTVLDVAVKLLKPRNIHVDLATLPIDDAESYQMLARGDVVGVFQVESQGMRRALIDMRPDRFEDIIALVALYRPGPMANIPTYCARKHGDEEPEYLHPVLEPILKETFGVIIYQEQVMQIAQVMSGYSLGDADLLRRAMGKKIRAEMDKQRDIFVAGAVKNGVPKGQAETIFELLAKFADYGFNKSHAAAYALVSYHTAYMKAHYPVEFIAASMTLDLNNTDKLSEFRSEAQRLGIKVEPPNVNRSGATFEVGDKTIYYALAALKGVGLQAVEQIIEERTRNGLFTSLADFAARVNPRAINKRIIESLAAAGAFDTLEPNRARVFAGADAILAACQRAHEAATIGQNDMFGGAADAPTIMLPQIEAWLPAERLRREYDAIGFFLSGHPLDDYATVLKRLRVQSWAEFSRAVKTGATAGKVAATVVSRMERRTKTGNKMGIMGLSDPTGHFEAVLFSEGLAQYRDVLEPGAAVLLQLGAELQGEDVRARVLHAEPLDDAAAKTQKGLRIFLRDTKPLDSIAKRLAGPEMAASNGAAPKLGSPGLAPRSNGDGEVSLVMLLDLETEVEMKLPGRFKVSPQIAGAIKAVAGVVDVQQL
- a CDS encoding DUF3551 domain-containing protein; this encodes MCSACLVLVATGMLLVSAPSRGQTYDPNYPVCMQIYDPARQLDCRYTSLQQCRYLAVGRSATCVENPYLAQRKSTDRR